The following coding sequences lie in one Zingiber officinale cultivar Zhangliang chromosome 2B, Zo_v1.1, whole genome shotgun sequence genomic window:
- the LOC122048183 gene encoding THO complex subunit 4A-like yields MSGALNMSLDDIIKSSKKTAGGGRGRGRDAGGPSRRVPNRTANRSAPYSSGKAPNSVWQHDMYSTTQAGGFPAPTTRASSIDTGTKLYISNLEFGVSNEDIKFFGYLEPKEEEEAALWSEANGVRHATFRTSMASLS; encoded by the exons ATGTCGGGCGCCCTCAACATGTCCCTCGATGACATAATCAAATCAAGCAAGAAGACTGCCGGCGGCGGACGCGGGCGGGGTCGTGACGCCGGCGGGCCTTCCCGTCGCGTGCCCAACCGAACGGCTAACCGATCCGCCCCTTACTCCTCCGGGAAG GCTCCCAACTCGGTGTGGCAGCACGACATGTACTCGACGACGCAAGCAGGCGGTTTTCCTGCTCCGACGACGAGGGCTTCCTCCATAGATACCGGCACCAAGCTGTATATCTCGAATTTAGAATTCGGAGTGTCGAACGAGGACATTAAG TTTTTTGGCTATCTTGAGCctaaggaggaagaggaagcagCCTTGTGGAGCGAGGCTAATGGAGTGAGGCATGCAACATTTAGAACTTCCATGGCATCACTCTCGTGA